Proteins from one Candidatus Sulfotelmatobacter sp. genomic window:
- the hemA gene encoding glutamyl-tRNA reductase, whose translation MPLVCLGLSHHTAPVDVRERHAFPPAKMGEALVALRDYEAVREALMVQTCGRLEIYAELEDYESGVHQLKAFLGNFRHGDVSDMDSYMYTLLGTEAIEHLFRVTTGLDSMLIGEAEILGQVKDAYVQAQRAHSLGKTLHTLLREALEAGKAARANTGIGDDSTSIATAAVACALAHVGDLSGANVLVVGAGKMGAHAARRLKAAGAREIVVLNRSAKRARDVAGMLGNGVRPAELPGLIDALKDADVVVTSTGASHFILTPGNVAEAMLARPNRPLFVVDIAVPRDVDPEVTRIPGVGLVDIDGLEHAIDATLEKRREAIPLVEEIIAAHVERFHLWYQARVAVPVVASLVQKADAIREAEVTRLFARCPELTERERSLITGASLTIVSKLLHSVVTKIRDKAAENHAEALIHARMLDELFELQALDGIDPAHLVAAFPAPADESE comes from the coding sequence GTGCCGCTAGTCTGCCTGGGCCTCTCGCACCACACCGCGCCGGTCGACGTGCGCGAACGGCACGCGTTCCCGCCCGCCAAGATGGGCGAGGCGCTGGTCGCGCTGCGCGACTACGAAGCCGTGCGCGAAGCGCTGATGGTGCAGACCTGCGGGCGACTCGAGATCTACGCCGAGCTCGAAGACTACGAGTCCGGCGTCCACCAGCTCAAGGCGTTCCTGGGCAACTTCCGTCACGGCGACGTGTCCGACATGGACTCGTACATGTACACGCTGCTGGGCACCGAGGCGATCGAGCACCTGTTCCGCGTCACGACCGGGCTGGACTCGATGCTGATCGGCGAGGCCGAGATCCTCGGCCAGGTCAAGGACGCCTACGTGCAGGCGCAGCGCGCGCACTCGCTCGGCAAGACGCTGCACACGCTCTTGCGCGAAGCGCTCGAAGCCGGCAAAGCGGCGCGCGCCAACACCGGGATCGGCGACGACTCGACCTCGATCGCCACCGCCGCGGTCGCCTGCGCGCTCGCGCACGTCGGCGATCTGAGCGGGGCCAACGTGCTCGTGGTCGGCGCCGGCAAGATGGGCGCGCACGCGGCGCGCCGCCTCAAGGCGGCCGGTGCGCGCGAGATCGTCGTCCTCAACCGTTCGGCCAAGCGCGCGCGCGACGTCGCCGGCATGCTCGGGAACGGCGTGCGGCCGGCCGAGCTGCCCGGACTGATCGACGCGCTCAAGGACGCCGACGTCGTCGTCACCTCGACCGGCGCGTCGCACTTCATCCTCACCCCCGGCAACGTCGCCGAGGCGATGCTGGCGCGGCCGAACCGGCCGCTGTTCGTCGTCGACATCGCCGTGCCGCGCGACGTCGATCCCGAGGTCACCCGTATCCCGGGCGTCGGCCTGGTCGACATCGACGGCCTCGAGCACGCGATCGACGCCACGCTCGAAAAGCGCCGCGAAGCGATCCCGCTGGTCGAAGAGATCATCGCCGCGCACGTCGAGCGCTTCCACCTGTGGTATCAGGCGCGGGTGGCCGTCCCGGTCGTGGCCTCGCTGGTGCAGAAGGCCGACGCGATCCGCGAAGCCGAGGTCACCCGTTTGTTCGCCCGCTGCCCCGAGCTGACGGAACGCGAACGCAGCCTGATCACCGGCGCCTCGCTGACGATCGTCTCGAAGCTGCTGCACAGCGTGGTCACCAAGATCCGCGACAAGGCCGCCGAGAACCACGCCGAAGCGCTGATCCACGCGCGCATGCTCGACGAGCTGTTCGAGCTGCAGGCACTCGACGGAATCGATCCCGCCCACCTCGTCGCCGCCTTCCCCGCCCCCGCCGACGAAAGCGAATAG
- the cobA gene encoding uroporphyrinogen-III C-methyltransferase produces MPSTTGGAEPGAQRGTIGKVWLVGAGPGDPGLLTLKGARALAQCDVLVYDYLASEAIVALAPPDCEKIYVGKRAGRHTLTQDEITALIVRLGRDGKRVVRLKGGDVFVFARGGEEAHALAEAGVPFEIVPGITSAIAAPAYAGIPVTHRDHNTSFTIATGHEDPTKGYSSLDFAKLANPKATTIFLMAMGNLAGIVAQLRAHGLPDATPVGIVHEGTKPTQEVVTATLATVVDEVARTGISAPAIVVIGDVVKERERIRWFDAQPLFGKRVLVTRPAHQADDFAQQLWEAGATPILAPTIAIGPPPDAAAAREAVSRVRDYAWVVFTSRNGVDAFFDLLGELGRDARAFGDAKVAAIGPKTAAALTARGIRVDLVPQTYVNEAVAGALLEHTRPGDRVLVFRAHQAREVLPETLYQAGRAVDVVAGYATRAVDDPQLAEKAERADVVTFTSSSTVKGFLDNVPHGARMLVTKTVACIGPITAQTAREAGIRVDVVADEFTVEGLMQALRTAASS; encoded by the coding sequence GTGCCTAGCACGACGGGGGGCGCGGAGCCGGGGGCGCAGCGCGGTACGATCGGCAAAGTCTGGCTCGTCGGCGCCGGGCCGGGCGATCCCGGACTGCTCACCCTCAAGGGTGCGCGGGCGCTCGCGCAGTGCGACGTGCTCGTGTACGACTATCTGGCGTCGGAAGCGATCGTCGCGCTGGCACCGCCGGACTGCGAGAAGATCTACGTCGGCAAGCGGGCCGGCCGGCACACGCTCACGCAGGACGAGATCACCGCGCTGATCGTGCGGCTCGGGCGCGACGGCAAGCGGGTCGTGCGCCTCAAGGGCGGCGACGTGTTCGTGTTCGCGCGCGGCGGCGAGGAGGCGCACGCGCTGGCCGAGGCCGGCGTTCCGTTCGAGATCGTCCCCGGCATCACGTCGGCGATCGCCGCGCCGGCCTACGCCGGCATCCCGGTCACGCACCGCGACCACAACACCAGCTTCACCATCGCGACCGGCCACGAAGATCCGACCAAGGGCTACAGCTCGCTCGATTTCGCCAAGCTCGCCAACCCCAAGGCGACGACGATCTTCTTGATGGCGATGGGCAACTTGGCGGGCATCGTCGCGCAGCTGCGCGCGCACGGCTTGCCCGACGCGACGCCGGTCGGAATCGTGCACGAGGGAACGAAGCCGACGCAGGAAGTGGTGACGGCGACGCTCGCGACGGTGGTCGACGAGGTCGCCCGCACCGGCATCAGCGCGCCCGCGATCGTCGTCATCGGCGACGTCGTCAAGGAGCGCGAACGCATTCGCTGGTTCGACGCGCAGCCGCTGTTCGGCAAACGCGTGCTGGTCACGCGACCCGCGCACCAGGCCGACGACTTCGCGCAGCAGCTGTGGGAGGCGGGCGCGACGCCGATCCTCGCGCCGACGATCGCGATCGGCCCGCCGCCGGACGCCGCGGCCGCGCGCGAGGCCGTCTCGCGCGTGCGCGACTACGCCTGGGTCGTGTTCACCAGCCGCAACGGCGTCGACGCGTTCTTCGACCTGCTCGGCGAGCTGGGCCGCGACGCGCGCGCCTTCGGCGACGCCAAGGTCGCGGCGATCGGCCCGAAGACCGCCGCGGCGCTGACCGCACGCGGCATTCGGGTCGACCTCGTGCCGCAGACGTACGTCAACGAAGCGGTGGCGGGCGCGCTGCTCGAGCATACGCGCCCGGGTGACCGCGTGCTGGTGTTCCGCGCGCATCAGGCGCGCGAGGTGCTGCCCGAGACGCTGTATCAGGCCGGCCGTGCCGTCGACGTCGTCGCCGGCTACGCGACGCGCGCCGTCGACGATCCGCAGCTGGCCGAGAAAGCCGAGCGCGCCGACGTGGTGACGTTCACCAGCTCCAGCACGGTCAAAGGGTTCCTCGACAACGTGCCGCACGGCGCGCGGATGCTGGTGACCAAGACCGTCGCCTGCATCGGCCCGATCACCGCGCAGACGGCGCGCGAGGCGGGGATTCGCGTCGACGTGGTCGCCGACGAGTTCACCGTCGAGGGCCTCATGCAGGCCCTGCGTACCGCCGCCTCGTCGTGA
- the hemL gene encoding glutamate-1-semialdehyde 2,1-aminomutase translates to MNRSRSEAAFAAARRVIPGGVNSTVRAFKAVGGTPVFIREAQGAYVTDVDGNRYLDYVLSWGPMIAGHAHPAVVAAIRDAALRGTSYGAPTEAETELANRIVRAVPSVEKVRFCSSGTEATANAIRLARGFTGRDKFIKFAGCYHGCADPFLIAAGSSALTMGVPDSKGVTAGTARDTINVPYNDAAAVRAVFEHNPEGVAAVIVEPYVGNMGFVLPEPGFLEALRRLTSEFGALLIFDEVMTGFRVGLGGVQQREGVLPDLTTLGKVIGGGLPVGAFGGRADIMDRLTPDGDVFQAGTLSGNPLAMAAGIATLDLLDAQTYVHLERLGTRLCEGLGTVFRKWDVPHVTSAVGSMFGFYFNDGPVTDLTSAKRSDVGLYARFFHAMLDRGFSFAPSQYEAAFLSLAHTEAEIDATLAAADDALAEVFACR, encoded by the coding sequence ATGAACCGCAGCCGCTCCGAGGCCGCCTTCGCGGCCGCGCGCCGCGTCATCCCCGGCGGCGTCAACTCGACCGTGCGCGCTTTCAAGGCCGTCGGGGGAACGCCGGTGTTCATCCGCGAGGCGCAGGGCGCATACGTCACCGACGTCGACGGGAACCGCTACCTCGACTACGTCCTCTCGTGGGGACCGATGATCGCCGGTCACGCGCACCCTGCGGTCGTGGCCGCGATCCGCGACGCCGCGCTGCGCGGAACCTCGTACGGCGCGCCGACCGAAGCCGAGACCGAGCTGGCGAACCGCATCGTGCGCGCGGTGCCGTCGGTCGAAAAGGTCCGCTTTTGCTCGTCGGGCACGGAGGCGACCGCGAACGCGATTCGCCTCGCGCGCGGGTTCACCGGGCGCGACAAGTTCATCAAGTTCGCCGGCTGCTATCACGGCTGCGCCGATCCGTTCCTGATCGCGGCCGGCTCGAGCGCGTTGACGATGGGCGTGCCGGACTCCAAGGGCGTCACCGCCGGTACCGCGCGCGACACGATCAACGTGCCGTACAACGACGCGGCCGCGGTGCGCGCGGTGTTCGAGCACAACCCCGAGGGCGTCGCGGCGGTGATCGTCGAGCCGTACGTCGGCAACATGGGGTTCGTGCTGCCCGAGCCGGGCTTTCTCGAGGCCTTGCGGCGGCTGACCAGCGAGTTCGGCGCCCTGTTGATCTTCGACGAGGTGATGACGGGCTTTCGGGTCGGCCTGGGCGGGGTGCAGCAGCGCGAGGGCGTGCTGCCCGACCTGACCACGCTCGGCAAGGTCATCGGCGGCGGCCTGCCGGTCGGCGCCTTCGGCGGCCGGGCCGACATCATGGATCGGCTGACGCCCGACGGGGACGTCTTCCAGGCCGGGACGCTATCGGGGAACCCGCTGGCCATGGCGGCCGGGATCGCGACCCTGGACCTGCTCGATGCGCAGACCTACGTGCATCTCGAGCGGCTCGGGACGCGTCTGTGTGAAGGGCTCGGGACGGTCTTCCGCAAGTGGGACGTTCCTCACGTCACGAGCGCAGTGGGTTCGATGTTCGGCTTCTACTTCAACGACGGCCCGGTAACCGATCTGACCAGCGCCAAGCGCAGCGACGTCGGCCTCTACGCGCGTTTCTTCCACGCCATGCTCGACCGCGGGTTCTCCTTCGCGCCCTCGCAGTACGAGGCGGCGTTCCTCTCGCTGGCCCACACCGAGGCCGAGATCGACGCGACGCTCGCGGCCGCCGACGACGCGCTGGCCGAGGTGTTCGCGTGCCGCTAG
- a CDS encoding DUF92 domain-containing protein produces MRPLDLLIGAVLAGAIALIALRAHALTRGGALAAFAVGTITYAAGTWAFTAVLLAFFVPSVLLSRVGRARKRALVDVGKQGPRDAAQVLANGGVATLCALLYGLRGDPHWAFGFVGAYAAATADTWATEIGTLARGRPRSILTFRPLEPGLSGGVSLIGTFGAFVGAWWLGAVATLALPGVISPLAVVFAVIGFVGALVDSVLGATVQDLRRCPVCERACETDPHVCGSPTIRVRGFAWMSNDLVNALATAAGAALAFVWA; encoded by the coding sequence GTGAGACCGCTCGACCTCCTGATCGGCGCCGTCCTCGCCGGAGCGATCGCGCTGATCGCGCTGCGCGCGCACGCGCTCACCCGCGGCGGCGCGCTGGCCGCGTTCGCCGTCGGCACGATCACCTACGCGGCCGGCACGTGGGCCTTCACCGCCGTGCTGCTGGCCTTCTTCGTCCCGTCGGTGCTGCTCTCGCGCGTCGGTCGCGCGCGCAAACGCGCGCTGGTCGACGTCGGCAAACAGGGCCCGCGCGACGCCGCGCAAGTGTTGGCGAACGGCGGCGTCGCGACGCTGTGCGCCCTCCTGTACGGTCTGCGCGGCGACCCGCATTGGGCGTTCGGCTTCGTCGGCGCATACGCGGCCGCGACCGCCGACACGTGGGCGACCGAGATCGGAACGCTCGCACGCGGCCGGCCGCGCTCGATCCTGACCTTCCGGCCGCTGGAGCCGGGGCTCTCGGGCGGCGTCAGCCTCATCGGGACGTTCGGCGCCTTCGTCGGCGCTTGGTGGCTCGGCGCGGTGGCCACCCTCGCGCTTCCGGGCGTCATATCACCGCTCGCGGTCGTCTTCGCGGTCATCGGTTTCGTCGGCGCGCTGGTCGATTCGGTGCTGGGTGCCACGGTGCAGGACCTGCGTCGCTGTCCGGTCTGCGAGCGGGCGTGCGAGACCGATCCACACGTCTGCGGGTCGCCGACCATTCGCGTCCGCGGCTTCGCCTGGATGTCGAACGACCTCGTCAACGCCCTGGCGACGGCGGCCGGCGCGGCGCTGGCTTTCGTTTGGGCCTGA
- a CDS encoding molybdenum cofactor guanylyltransferase has protein sequence MSEPHDITICILAGGEATRLPGKLALEVGEVPMLVRVFRNLARDREVWISTKGSLPPEIDAQLDAPMVVDRWPKRGPLSGLLSTMSEMRSTWVFACAGDAPFVDAAFVDELATSISPELDAIVPAHAQDAKRIEPLAALYRREAFLREGTPILLGGEGALRLVIDRLRTRFVPARNAAVFTNVNTPADYAGLRGAAV, from the coding sequence ATGAGCGAGCCGCACGACATAACGATCTGCATTCTCGCCGGCGGCGAAGCGACGCGCTTGCCGGGGAAGCTCGCGCTCGAGGTCGGCGAGGTGCCGATGCTGGTGCGCGTGTTCCGCAATCTGGCGCGTGACCGCGAGGTGTGGATCTCGACGAAGGGTTCGCTGCCGCCGGAGATCGACGCGCAGCTGGACGCGCCGATGGTGGTCGACCGCTGGCCCAAGCGCGGACCGCTCTCCGGGCTGCTCTCGACGATGAGCGAGATGCGCAGCACCTGGGTGTTCGCCTGCGCCGGTGACGCGCCGTTCGTCGACGCCGCGTTCGTCGACGAGCTCGCGACGTCGATCTCGCCCGAGCTCGACGCGATCGTGCCGGCCCACGCCCAGGACGCCAAGCGCATCGAGCCGCTGGCGGCGCTCTACCGCCGCGAAGCGTTCTTGCGCGAGGGGACGCCGATTCTGCTCGGCGGCGAGGGGGCGTTGCGGCTGGTCATCGACCGGCTGCGCACGCGCTTCGTGCCGGCGCGCAACGCGGCGGTCTTCACCAACGTCAACACGCCGGCCGACTACGCCGGACTGCGCGGCGCGGCGGTATGA
- a CDS encoding FAD-linked oxidase C-terminal domain-containing protein encodes MTELAPDLLAALRAAVPGGVLTDPADVIAYGFDATFFEHTPPLVVLPTSTEQVSAVHRIATRFRAAITPRAMGSGLSGGAIALDHSIVLGVAKMNRILEIDEIDRVAVVQAGVINADLQAAVERRGLFYPPDPSSLKQSAIGGNVAENAGGARCLKYGVTGDYVLALEVVLPDGTVIRTGGRTVKNVTGYDLRRLFTGAEGTLGTITEITLRLLAKPAFSRTALAVFDRIEDAAGAVTDVLGAGILPTAIEMIDQFTMRCIEDNKPVGLPLDAAAILIFGVDGNHASALNDDLAAIDRIARAAGARDVQVAQTDADAERLWTARRSINPSLARRRPNRLGEDICVPRRAILPMLQRLAEIRAKYGLELPVYGHIGDGNLHPNLLCDKRDPEEMRRVEAAATEIFEAAVALGGTLSGEHGIGLLKKQFMELDLGSDVLALMHRIKDAVDPLGIMNPGKIFPEPGGISAFRLPTGTPRSVR; translated from the coding sequence GTGACCGAGCTCGCGCCCGACCTGCTGGCCGCCCTCCGCGCGGCGGTGCCGGGCGGCGTCTTGACCGACCCCGCCGACGTGATCGCGTACGGCTTCGACGCGACGTTCTTCGAGCACACGCCGCCGCTGGTCGTGCTGCCGACCTCGACCGAGCAAGTCAGTGCCGTTCACCGCATCGCGACGCGCTTCCGCGCCGCCATCACGCCGCGCGCGATGGGCTCGGGCCTCTCCGGCGGCGCGATCGCGCTCGACCACAGCATCGTGCTCGGCGTCGCCAAGATGAACCGCATCCTCGAGATCGACGAGATCGACCGCGTCGCCGTGGTGCAGGCCGGCGTCATCAACGCCGACCTGCAAGCCGCCGTCGAGCGGCGCGGGCTGTTCTATCCGCCCGACCCCTCCAGCCTCAAGCAGAGCGCGATCGGCGGCAACGTCGCCGAGAACGCCGGCGGCGCGCGCTGCCTCAAGTACGGCGTCACCGGCGACTACGTCCTGGCGCTCGAAGTGGTGCTGCCCGACGGGACGGTCATCCGCACCGGCGGGCGCACGGTCAAGAACGTGACCGGCTACGACCTGCGCCGTCTGTTCACCGGTGCCGAAGGGACGCTGGGCACGATCACCGAGATCACGCTGCGTCTGTTGGCGAAGCCGGCGTTCTCGCGCACGGCGCTGGCGGTGTTCGACCGCATCGAAGACGCGGCCGGCGCCGTGACCGACGTGCTCGGCGCCGGCATCCTGCCGACCGCGATCGAGATGATCGACCAGTTCACGATGCGCTGCATCGAGGACAACAAGCCGGTCGGACTGCCGCTCGACGCGGCGGCGATTCTGATCTTCGGCGTCGACGGCAACCACGCGTCCGCGCTGAACGACGACTTGGCCGCGATCGACCGCATCGCGCGCGCCGCGGGGGCGCGCGACGTGCAGGTCGCGCAGACCGACGCCGACGCGGAGCGTTTGTGGACCGCGCGCCGTTCGATCAACCCGTCGCTGGCGCGCCGGCGCCCGAACCGGCTCGGCGAGGACATCTGCGTGCCGCGCCGCGCGATCCTGCCGATGCTGCAACGGCTGGCGGAGATTCGCGCCAAGTACGGGCTCGAGCTGCCGGTCTACGGCCACATCGGCGACGGCAACCTGCACCCGAACCTGCTCTGCGACAAGCGCGATCCCGAGGAGATGCGGCGCGTCGAAGCGGCCGCGACCGAGATCTTCGAGGCCGCCGTCGCGCTGGGCGGCACGCTCTCGGGCGAGCACGGCATCGGGCTGCTCAAGAAGCAGTTCATGGAGCTCGACTTGGGGAGCGACGTGCTGGCGCTGATGCATCGCATCAAAGACGCGGTCGATCCGCTGGGGATCATGAACCCGGGCAAGATCTTCCCCGAGCCCGGCGGGATCAGCGCGTTTCGTCTGCCGACCGGCACGCCGCGCAGCGTGCGGTAA
- a CDS encoding DHA2 family efflux MFS transporter permease subunit encodes MTADRDVSEKGTRLILITLGIMLATLMQTLDTTIVNVALPTIQGNLGATQDEGAWVVTGYIISAVIVIPLTPWLQARFGRRQYYSIAIIGFTVASVLCGLASSITQLIVYRIIQGLFGGGLVATGQAALRDTFPRHLLGTSQALFAIGALVGPSVGPTVGGWLTDNVSWNYVFFINIVPGIFAALIVLTMMRNPSDPKPIPVDAIGLALLAVGLGSLQYILGEGQRNDWFSDPVIRFFGATAALGLAAFICWSLWGTDRPIVDLRAYKYRAIAAGSAMGFAIGSVLYGATVILPQYVQTLLGFTATLSGILIFVRALVIAVLTPFMARLAGSGKVDTRILLVSGFALIGTSQIWLGYLTTTQTSFAQLCGPAIVAGLGLALLFTPLSIAILSAVPPQVVPKATAFQQLSLQLGGSFSTAALVTLLARREAFHQTTLAANATPDNIAFQQLAQAGHSTALAVATLYQDIVAQAYTMAYADAQWALGALAFVLLPLVFVLPKRRRGRMGPPIEIPAE; translated from the coding sequence ATGACGGCTGACCGGGACGTCAGCGAAAAAGGAACGCGGCTGATCCTGATCACGCTCGGGATCATGCTCGCGACGCTGATGCAGACGCTCGACACGACGATCGTCAACGTCGCGCTGCCCACCATTCAGGGCAATCTGGGCGCGACGCAGGACGAGGGCGCCTGGGTCGTCACCGGCTACATCATCTCGGCCGTCATCGTCATCCCGCTCACGCCCTGGCTGCAAGCGCGCTTCGGCCGGCGGCAGTACTACTCGATCGCGATCATCGGGTTCACGGTCGCTTCGGTGCTGTGCGGCCTGGCCAGCTCGATCACGCAGCTGATCGTCTATCGCATCATCCAAGGGCTGTTCGGCGGCGGCCTGGTCGCGACCGGGCAGGCGGCGCTGCGTGACACCTTCCCGCGGCACTTGCTGGGCACCTCACAGGCACTGTTCGCGATCGGCGCGCTCGTCGGCCCCTCGGTCGGTCCGACCGTCGGCGGCTGGCTGACCGACAACGTCTCCTGGAACTACGTCTTCTTCATCAACATCGTCCCGGGCATCTTCGCGGCGCTGATCGTGCTGACGATGATGCGCAACCCCAGCGATCCCAAACCGATCCCCGTCGACGCGATCGGCCTCGCGCTGCTCGCCGTCGGCCTGGGCTCGCTCCAGTACATCCTGGGCGAAGGACAGCGCAACGACTGGTTCAGCGACCCGGTCATCCGGTTCTTCGGCGCGACCGCGGCGCTCGGGTTGGCGGCGTTCATCTGCTGGTCGCTGTGGGGCACCGATCGCCCGATCGTCGATCTGCGCGCCTACAAATATCGTGCGATCGCGGCCGGCAGCGCGATGGGCTTCGCGATCGGCTCCGTGCTCTACGGCGCGACGGTCATCTTACCGCAGTACGTGCAGACGCTGCTGGGCTTCACCGCCACGCTCTCGGGGATCTTGATCTTCGTACGCGCGCTCGTCATCGCCGTCCTCACGCCGTTCATGGCGCGCTTGGCCGGCAGCGGCAAGGTCGACACGCGCATCCTGCTCGTCAGCGGTTTCGCGCTGATCGGCACCAGCCAGATCTGGCTCGGCTACTTGACCACGACGCAGACCAGCTTCGCGCAGCTGTGCGGCCCGGCGATCGTCGCCGGTCTGGGCCTCGCGCTGCTGTTCACGCCGCTCTCGATCGCGATCCTGAGCGCCGTCCCCCCGCAGGTCGTGCCGAAGGCGACCGCCTTCCAGCAGCTCTCGCTGCAGTTGGGCGGCTCGTTCTCCACCGCCGCGCTCGTCACGCTGCTGGCGCGTCGCGAAGCCTTCCATCAGACGACCCTGGCCGCCAACGCGACGCCGGACAATATCGCCTTCCAGCAGTTGGCGCAAGCCGGCCACAGCACGGCGCTCGCGGTGGCGACGCTCTATCAGGACATCGTCGCGCAAGCGTACACGATGGCCTATGCGGATGCGCAGTGGGCGCTCGGCGCGCTGGCCTTCGTGCTGCTCCCGCTAGTGTTCGTGCTACCCAAGCGCCGACGCGGCCGCATGGGGCCGCCGATCGAGATCCCCGCCGAATGA
- a CDS encoding glutaredoxin, which yields MGRPTDIVLYQAEWCPYCARVRKKLTDLLLDYKTINEPHSHAERRDTLAASGQTSIPVLVDGDVVLDDDDDIIPYLEKKYGRASRSA from the coding sequence ATGGGTCGACCGACGGACATCGTGCTCTATCAAGCCGAGTGGTGCCCCTATTGCGCGCGGGTGCGCAAGAAGCTCACCGACTTGCTGCTCGATTACAAAACGATCAACGAGCCGCACTCGCACGCCGAGCGCCGGGACACGCTGGCGGCCTCCGGTCAGACCTCGATCCCGGTCCTGGTCGACGGCGACGTCGTGCTCGACGACGACGACGACATCATCCCGTACCTCGAGAAAAAGTACGGTCGCGCGTCCCGCTCCGCCTAG
- a CDS encoding Ldh family oxidoreductase, which translates to MITSEYRLADAPGLTRFAAAALERVGVAPADAAVTAEVLVAADLRGVESHGVARLASYYVDRVRNGQLAARPTIATLRETPSSLVVDGGNGLGHPVSKRTMEAVLDKADATGAAFGTVCNSNHYGIAGYYAMLALERDMIGIASTNTVRAGAPTFGRDVLLGTNPLAFAIPAQNEPAFVLDFATTTVPRGKLEVYARKGKPLESGWAIDANGEETLDPSAGLNGALLPLGGYGTDSGGHKGYGLGLLVEILCGVLAGGAFGLDLPVQTDPPRPGAISHFFAAFKVDGFRDVAEFKRDMDVELRSFKDSRKAAGQDRIYVAGEIEHEKTLYNREHGVPVHAKVWDGLQRLGEELGLPFAVAR; encoded by the coding sequence GTGATCACGTCCGAGTACCGCCTCGCCGATGCGCCCGGCCTGACCCGTTTCGCCGCCGCCGCCCTCGAACGCGTCGGCGTCGCGCCGGCCGATGCGGCCGTCACGGCCGAGGTTTTGGTCGCCGCCGATCTGCGCGGCGTCGAGTCGCACGGCGTCGCCCGCTTGGCGTCGTACTACGTCGACCGCGTCCGCAACGGGCAGCTGGCCGCGAGGCCTACCATCGCGACGCTGCGCGAGACGCCCAGCTCGCTGGTCGTCGACGGCGGCAACGGCCTGGGACACCCGGTCTCCAAGCGGACGATGGAGGCCGTGCTCGACAAGGCCGACGCGACCGGCGCCGCGTTCGGCACGGTCTGCAACTCGAACCACTACGGTATCGCGGGCTACTACGCGATGCTCGCGCTCGAACGCGACATGATCGGCATCGCGTCGACGAACACCGTGCGCGCCGGCGCGCCGACGTTCGGGCGCGACGTGCTGCTCGGGACCAATCCGCTCGCGTTCGCGATCCCGGCGCAGAACGAGCCCGCGTTCGTGCTCGACTTCGCGACCACGACGGTGCCGCGCGGCAAGCTCGAAGTCTACGCGCGCAAAGGGAAGCCGCTCGAGTCGGGCTGGGCGATCGACGCGAACGGCGAGGAGACCCTCGACCCGAGCGCGGGGCTCAACGGCGCGCTCTTGCCGCTGGGCGGCTACGGTACCGACAGCGGCGGCCACAAGGGCTACGGGTTGGGCTTGCTCGTCGAGATCCTGTGCGGTGTGTTGGCGGGCGGCGCGTTCGGCCTGGACTTGCCGGTGCAGACCGACCCGCCGCGACCCGGCGCCATCTCGCACTTCTTCGCCGCCTTCAAGGTCGACGGCTTTCGTGACGTCGCCGAGTTCAAGCGCGACATGGACGTCGAGCTGCGCTCGTTCAAGGACTCGCGCAAAGCGGCGGGACAGGATCGCATCTATGTCGCGGGCGAGATCGAACACGAGAAGACGCTCTACAACCGCGAGCACGGCGTGCCGGTGCACGCGAAGGTCTGGGACGGTCTGCAACGGCTCGGCGAGGAGCTGGGGCTGCCGTTCGCGGTCGCGCGCTAG